In Cololabis saira isolate AMF1-May2022 chromosome 4, fColSai1.1, whole genome shotgun sequence, one DNA window encodes the following:
- the hif1al gene encoding hypoxia inducible factor 1 subunit alpha, like isoform X2: MEKDEENMAVKRTSSEQRKLRSRDAARCRRSQETEVFYELARTLPLPRRVCTHLDKAGIMRVTLSFLRMQQILRPDGEEKEEEEKVVEEEVEEEKDEDPMDAFYPQALAGFIMVMTEEGDMIFLTENVNKHIGITQLELLGQSIFDFVHPCDQEELRDLLTPRPGLSKKSLAEQPSERSFFLRMKSTLTTRGRTVNIKSATWKVLHCTGHIRPFGGSSPSATVMTLLCEPIPHPSSVEFPLDTCTFLSRHSMDLRFTHCEGRVTELTGYQPEDLIGRSAYEFYHALDSDPIKKSLHTLLTKGQVNTSQYRFLANGGGFVWAETQATVLYSSKTSQPEAIVCLNYILSAVEQPDVVFSVEQTRCKRLPKAEPVSPGRCGLSDPPEGLDASGAAQLFLKLKEKADELLQLAPSAGDAVVLLTGPVELSFVSPLSPAAVPEHPQDLCTPQLRELLSPIFDMATPSSSRVSSPEPPLCASEDDMDVTEVEKFFASCPEDGQKKKETLEDMEGMDLDMLAPYISMDDDFQLTFLGGLPEDMDKPLPPPSPSESSAAPRRKRTHDLDEEMPPQLRLEDKRQKQSPSSIEEELLLSHKLLGSLEETDQSDLLLDPGPVHSQLLTDRDPVLGGMQGLCDTAALMRDIFVPRPGDLSPPLSPMT; the protein is encoded by the exons gACCAGCTCGGAGCAGAGGAAGCTGCGCTCCCGTGACGCGGCCAGATGTCGGCGCAGCCAGGAGACGGAGGTGTTTTACGAGCTCGCCCGGACCCTGCCGCTCCCCCGCAGAGTCTGCACCCACCTGGACAAAGCCGGCATCATGAGGGTGACCCTCAGCTTCCTGCGGATGCAGCAGATCCTGCGACCCG atggagaagaaaaagaagaagaagaaaaagtagtagaagaggaggtggaggaggagaaagacGAGGACCCGATGGACGCCTTCTATCCTCAGGCGCTGGCTGGCTTCATCATGGTGATGACTGAGGAGGGGGACATGATCTTCCTGACGGAGAACGTCAACAAACACATCGGCATCACGCAG ctggagctgctgggtCAGAGCATCTTTGACTTTGTCCATCCCTGTGACCAGGAGGAGCTCAGAGACCTGCTGACTCCACGTCCAG GTTTGAGTAAGAAATCTCTGGCGGAGCAGCCGAGCGAGAGGAGCTTCTTCCTGAGGATGAAGAGCACGctgaccaccagggggcgcacCGTCAACATCAAGTCTGCCACCTGGAAG GTGCTCCACTGCACCGGTCACATCCGTCCGTTCGGCGGCTCCTCGCCCTCCGCCACGGTGATGACGCTGCTGTGCGAGCCCATCCCTCACCCGTCCAGCGTGGAGTTCCCCCTGGACACCTGCACCTTCCTGAGCCGCCACAGCATGGACCTGCGCTTCACGCACTGCGAGGGCAG GGTTACGGAGCTGACCGGGTACCAGCCGGAGGATCTGATTGGACGCTCGGCCTACGAGTTTTACCACGCCCTTGACTCCGACCCCATCAAGAAGAGCCTGCACACAC TGTTGACCAAAGGTCAGGTGAACACCAGCCAGTACCGCTTCCTGGCCAACGGCGGCGGCTTCGTCTGGGCCGAGACTCAGGCCACGGTGCTCTACAGCAGCAAGACGTCGCAGCCCGAAGCCATCGTCTGCCTCAACTACATCCTCAG CGCTGTGGAGCAGCCAGACGTGGTGTTCTCTGTGGAGCAGACCCGCTGCAAGCGCCTGCCTAAGGCTGAGCCCGTGTCGCCAGGGCGCTGCGGGCTCTCTGACCCCCCCGAGGGTCTGGACGCCAGCGGCGCTGCACAGCTCTTCCTGAAGCTGAAGGAGAAGGCCGACGAGCTTCTCCAGCTGGCTCCGTCGGCCGGAGACGCCGTCGTACTGCTGACAG GTCCGGTGGAGCTGTCGTTCGTCAGCCCCCTCAGTCCCGCCGCGGTGCCAGAGCACCCCCAGGACCTGTGCACCCCCCAGCTGAGGGAGCTGCTCTCCCCCATCTTCGACATGGCCACCCCCTCCTCTTCCCGCGTCTCCTCCCCCGAGCCGCCGCTG TGTGCCAGCGAGGACGACATGGACGTCACCGAGGTGGAGAAGTTCTTTGCTTCGTGTCCAGAAGAtggtcagaagaaaaaagaaacactggAG GACATGGAGGGGATGGACCTGGACATGTTGGCTCCCTACATCTCCATGGACGACGACTTCCAGCTCACCTTCCTCGGCGGTCTGCCGGAGGACATGGACAAGCCTCTGCCCCCCCCGTCCCCGTCTGAGAGCTCCGCAGCGCCCAGGAGGAAACG GACTCACGACCTGGATGAAGAAATGCCGCCTCAGCTGAGGCTTGAGGACAAGAGACAGAAACAAAGTCCTTCCTCAATCGAAGAGGAACTTCTTCTCAGCCACAAACTGCTG GGTTCTCTGGAGGAAACCGACCAGTCGGACCTGCTGCTGGACCCGGGCCCGGTGCACAGCCAGCTGCTGACGGACAGAGACCCCGTGTTGGGAGGCATGCAGGGTCTGTGTGACACCGCAG CTCTGATGAGGGACATCTTCGTCCCTCGACCAGGTGACCTGTCCCCTCCTCTCTCGCCCATGACCTGA
- the hif1al gene encoding hypoxia inducible factor 1 subunit alpha, like isoform X1, with the protein MEKDEENMAVKRTSSEQRKLRSRDAARCRRSQETEVFYELARTLPLPRRVCTHLDKAGIMRVTLSFLRMQQILRPDGEEKEEEEKVVEEEVEEEKDEDPMDAFYPQALAGFIMVMTEEGDMIFLTENVNKHIGITQLELLGQSIFDFVHPCDQEELRDLLTPRPGLSKKSLAEQPSERSFFLRMKSTLTTRGRTVNIKSATWKVLHCTGHIRPFGGSSPSATVMTLLCEPIPHPSSVEFPLDTCTFLSRHSMDLRFTHCEGRVTELTGYQPEDLIGRSAYEFYHALDSDPIKKSLHTLLTKGQVNTSQYRFLANGGGFVWAETQATVLYSSKTSQPEAIVCLNYILSAVEQPDVVFSVEQTRCKRLPKAEPVSPGRCGLSDPPEGLDASGAAQLFLKLKEKADELLQLAPSAGDAVVLLTGPVELSFVSPLSPAAVPEHPQDLCTPQLRELLSPIFDMATPSSSRVSSPEPPLCASEDDMDVTEVEKFFASCPEDGQKKKETLELSSALAQDMEGMDLDMLAPYISMDDDFQLTFLGGLPEDMDKPLPPPSPSESSAAPRRKRTHDLDEEMPPQLRLEDKRQKQSPSSIEEELLLSHKLLGSLEETDQSDLLLDPGPVHSQLLTDRDPVLGGMQGLCDTAALMRDIFVPRPGDLSPPLSPMT; encoded by the exons gACCAGCTCGGAGCAGAGGAAGCTGCGCTCCCGTGACGCGGCCAGATGTCGGCGCAGCCAGGAGACGGAGGTGTTTTACGAGCTCGCCCGGACCCTGCCGCTCCCCCGCAGAGTCTGCACCCACCTGGACAAAGCCGGCATCATGAGGGTGACCCTCAGCTTCCTGCGGATGCAGCAGATCCTGCGACCCG atggagaagaaaaagaagaagaagaaaaagtagtagaagaggaggtggaggaggagaaagacGAGGACCCGATGGACGCCTTCTATCCTCAGGCGCTGGCTGGCTTCATCATGGTGATGACTGAGGAGGGGGACATGATCTTCCTGACGGAGAACGTCAACAAACACATCGGCATCACGCAG ctggagctgctgggtCAGAGCATCTTTGACTTTGTCCATCCCTGTGACCAGGAGGAGCTCAGAGACCTGCTGACTCCACGTCCAG GTTTGAGTAAGAAATCTCTGGCGGAGCAGCCGAGCGAGAGGAGCTTCTTCCTGAGGATGAAGAGCACGctgaccaccagggggcgcacCGTCAACATCAAGTCTGCCACCTGGAAG GTGCTCCACTGCACCGGTCACATCCGTCCGTTCGGCGGCTCCTCGCCCTCCGCCACGGTGATGACGCTGCTGTGCGAGCCCATCCCTCACCCGTCCAGCGTGGAGTTCCCCCTGGACACCTGCACCTTCCTGAGCCGCCACAGCATGGACCTGCGCTTCACGCACTGCGAGGGCAG GGTTACGGAGCTGACCGGGTACCAGCCGGAGGATCTGATTGGACGCTCGGCCTACGAGTTTTACCACGCCCTTGACTCCGACCCCATCAAGAAGAGCCTGCACACAC TGTTGACCAAAGGTCAGGTGAACACCAGCCAGTACCGCTTCCTGGCCAACGGCGGCGGCTTCGTCTGGGCCGAGACTCAGGCCACGGTGCTCTACAGCAGCAAGACGTCGCAGCCCGAAGCCATCGTCTGCCTCAACTACATCCTCAG CGCTGTGGAGCAGCCAGACGTGGTGTTCTCTGTGGAGCAGACCCGCTGCAAGCGCCTGCCTAAGGCTGAGCCCGTGTCGCCAGGGCGCTGCGGGCTCTCTGACCCCCCCGAGGGTCTGGACGCCAGCGGCGCTGCACAGCTCTTCCTGAAGCTGAAGGAGAAGGCCGACGAGCTTCTCCAGCTGGCTCCGTCGGCCGGAGACGCCGTCGTACTGCTGACAG GTCCGGTGGAGCTGTCGTTCGTCAGCCCCCTCAGTCCCGCCGCGGTGCCAGAGCACCCCCAGGACCTGTGCACCCCCCAGCTGAGGGAGCTGCTCTCCCCCATCTTCGACATGGCCACCCCCTCCTCTTCCCGCGTCTCCTCCCCCGAGCCGCCGCTG TGTGCCAGCGAGGACGACATGGACGTCACCGAGGTGGAGAAGTTCTTTGCTTCGTGTCCAGAAGAtggtcagaagaaaaaagaaacactggAG CTGTCTTCGGCTCTCGCTCAGGACATGGAGGGGATGGACCTGGACATGTTGGCTCCCTACATCTCCATGGACGACGACTTCCAGCTCACCTTCCTCGGCGGTCTGCCGGAGGACATGGACAAGCCTCTGCCCCCCCCGTCCCCGTCTGAGAGCTCCGCAGCGCCCAGGAGGAAACG GACTCACGACCTGGATGAAGAAATGCCGCCTCAGCTGAGGCTTGAGGACAAGAGACAGAAACAAAGTCCTTCCTCAATCGAAGAGGAACTTCTTCTCAGCCACAAACTGCTG GGTTCTCTGGAGGAAACCGACCAGTCGGACCTGCTGCTGGACCCGGGCCCGGTGCACAGCCAGCTGCTGACGGACAGAGACCCCGTGTTGGGAGGCATGCAGGGTCTGTGTGACACCGCAG CTCTGATGAGGGACATCTTCGTCCCTCGACCAGGTGACCTGTCCCCTCCTCTCTCGCCCATGACCTGA